In a single window of the Jaculus jaculus isolate mJacJac1 chromosome 9, mJacJac1.mat.Y.cur, whole genome shotgun sequence genome:
- the C9H17orf98 gene encoding uncharacterized protein C17orf98 homolog, translating into MARFECPLRLEKGFILDGVAVSTVARAYGHSRPKLWSAIPPYNAQQDYHTRRYFQSHVVPPVLRKTYQDHGGTGRDGWIVDYFHIFGQGQRYLNRRNWAGAGHSLQQVTGHDHYNTNLRPITMGLNGRFGYRRNTPALRQHTSAFGEVTPFPLF; encoded by the exons ATGGCGCGTTTTGAGTGTCCCCTGCGACTGGAGAAGGGCTTTATTTTGGACGGGGTGGCCGTGAGTACAGTGGCTCGCGCCTATGGTCACTCCAGGCCCAAGCTGTGGTCAGCGATTCCGCCCTACAATGCACAGCAGGACTACCACACCCGCCGATACTTCCAGAGCCACGTGGTTCCGCCCGTTTTGCGGAAAACTTATCAG gATCATGGCGGTACAGGAAGGGATGGCTGGATAGTAGATTATTTCCACATTTTTGGGCAAGGACAGCGATACCTCAACAGAAGAAACTGGGCAGGGGCAG GGCATTCCCTCCAGCAGGTGACTGGGCATGACCACTACAATACCAATCTGAGGCCGATAACCATGGGATTAAACGGTCGGTTTGGCTACCGCAGGAACACCCCTGCCCTGCGCCAACACACATCCGCGTTTGGAGAGGTcactcctttccctctcttctga